The Bacteroidota bacterium sequence AATGGGCACAGAAAGTCCCGCCAACAGGGTCTTGTTTATAAATTCTCTTCTTTCCATAATATGATTTTTAAGCTATTGTAAGGAAGCCAGCACTTTTTTAATAGCGTCAGCCTCCTTATTACCTTCGTATGAAGTCAAATTACACTATTTTATATTTTATTGAAATCTAATATTTTCTATAGTCATTATACAATTAGTTTTTTCACCCGGAACGGAGTTTCTTGCATTAGGATCAGTAGGCAGTTTCTTAGGAGACAGAACCATATCAGCATCTTCTGCATTGAAACAATGTTTACCTTCAATGACCATATTTTTAAACAATACATTTGAAACTTTATGTATTATCCCTTTACTTGAAACAGTCCCGGAAATAATACTTTTATTCTCGCTTTTTTGAAATGCAGTATAATTAATTACTTCAACATTCTTTATGAAGCCAATTCCCCTTCTGTTCTGCTCTGAATTATTTTCTTTTGCATTAGAAACCTGAAAAACAATTAATTGACGTTTGGCATCGCCACCAATAAATTCGGATTTATTATCAATAAATTTTACATTTTCAATACCTCCGCAACCCGAATATAAGGCCAATGCTCGGTCAGCGTGAACCACATTATTATTTTGAAATACGATATTTCGAGCTCCGTGATAAGGATCAGAACCGACTTTTAGGGCTGATTTTTTAGTCCAAAAAACACAGTTTTTGACCAGGATATTTTGGCAAAGCCGGCTATCTGCCTTCACTGCAATGGCATCGTCGGAGGTATACATGAAAACATTATCGACAACAACCCCATTACAACCGTCCGGATCAGTCCCATCTTCGTTGGGCAAAGAAAGGTCGTTGATGATTTTATAACCTTTCATGGTTATGTTTGAAGAATTCAAAATGTGAATGTTGAACCCTCCGGAATCACGGATGATCACATCAGAAATACCAGAATTGTTACATTCAATGAAATTGCAGATACGGATTTTTTGGCCTGTTTCAGTCTTTATTTTGGTACCTGCCATTGCAATCACCCCCTGGCCGGTAACATGTGCATTGTCAGCCTTGTTGAAATAAATAAGCGCCCCTTTGCCTTCAGTAACCATGCCCGATTTATTTGCACCCATATCATTATAGTCCTTTAAATTGCCAGAACCCTGAATAATAGCACCGCTTTCTAAATAAAGCGTCACATTAGATTTCATTACGAAAGTACCGGTCAGGTATTTTCCATTAGGAACAAAAAGAACACCTCCACCTTTTCCTGAAACTTCATCAATGGCCTTTTGTATTTTGCGGGTTTGAAGTGTACGTCCAGAATTATCCGTAACAAAATCCATTAAACTGGTTACCCTACTGTCACCAATTTTAGGTGCGCCCACTTCCGGAGCATCAGCAAAAATGAATAGCTTTTCTTCAATTCCTTCAAATTGGAGAATAAGTTTCACCGGATTGTCTAATGAAAATGAAACCTTATTTCCTGTTTTTTGAGAAGCGATATTGTAACTTAAAGGGCTGATGGAGTATTTGCCGAAATTGTCCCTGGCAGTGATTGTCAGATTTGCCTTACCGGAAAAAGCAAAACGGGCATAACTGATATCTTTAAATTTTTCTACAAAAATATCTTTCCCATCGACATTCAGTGAATAAGTATGGCTTTTTACGGCCCCGGGAATTATGGAGTATTCTAACACAGAATTATTTGAATCAACAGGACTAGTTTCTGTTCTGTGATCGATCCTCACAGGTTTATAAGGCCCAACCACGGCATTTTCCTTGTTATTTTGAGCAAATATTACATTCCAGGAAATTAACAGATACAATAGAGTATGGTTGACCTTCAGTCTTTTATTTTGGTTACAGTCATTTTTCATTTTTCCCATTTTATATGAATTTAGTTCCAAATGATGCCTGTTTTAAGCGGCATATCTCCCTGTCATAAACATAGACTATACCCTACTCATTTTTTAAATTTGGAATGCAGTTTAAGGATGTTACAAGAATGGGCTCTCCCTTCTTAACAACATAGCTAATTGTAACCACCCTTTTAGCCTCTTCTCCCCCATCCTTATCATTTTTCACCCAGGTTTGTACTCTTACGATACCCTGTTCTTCAGACACTGAAGGTGTGGTTACAAACGTTCCTCCTTCATGGCTGGCCGATCCCTGCATGGGAATGTACATTTTATCCTTGATAGTAATAGTCACATCCCTATAAATTCCACCATACAAATCAAAATTTCCGGCTGCCATGGGAGGTATCCTGAACTGATCATTCTGGCGATTACTAACAGCAATCGCCAGAATATTGTCATTTCCAGCCTTTATATATGGAGTCAGGTCAAAATCAAAAGAACCGTAGCCCCCTTTATGTTCACCTAAATATTGTCCATTTATCCATACTTTACAATACTTTTGAACACCTTCAAACTCAACAAATACCTTTTTCCCGGAATATTCCTTGCCAAGACTGAAATGTTTACGATACCATCCCCAGCCATACCACCAATAAGTTGCACTTTTTTCATTGGCATCATGAATATAAGGATGCAATTGACCAGTCGTCTCATAAGTGCTCCAGGTATGAGGAATTGAAACCTCGGGCCAGGCTGAGTCATCATAATCAGGATGTTCAAAGCCATGATCAGCCGTTTCTTCAGGAAAATAATTAAAGGTCCAACGTTCATTAAATATTTTGGTTATTCTTTTGCCGGACTGACATACAACCTGTTGATTATTAACCCCTAAAGTTCCCAAAAGAAATACAAGTATTATTCCTACTTCTTTCATAACATTGAAAATTGCAAATTATAATTTCATTTCAGTTAGTAGCCACTTGGAGTTTTTCGTCCGGATGCGATTATTTGTCTGTTCGATACAGGTAGTTATCATTTATAAAAATTGGCCAATAACAGAGAAATTTAACTTTACCATTTTATATTTTTTTCTATAAAATCAATCAGGCTGTCGGCCATCACCTTTTGCTCGGCAACATTGGGATGTCCGCTGGTATTTTTATATGGGAAAAAATGGGTGAAAATCTTTGAATCGTGCAATTGTTCCACCGCTTTT is a genomic window containing:
- a CDS encoding beta galactosidase jelly roll domain-containing protein; this encodes MKEVGIILVFLLGTLGVNNQQVVCQSGKRITKIFNERWTFNYFPEETADHGFEHPDYDDSAWPEVSIPHTWSTYETTGQLHPYIHDANEKSATYWWYGWGWYRKHFSLGKEYSGKKVFVEFEGVQKYCKVWINGQYLGEHKGGYGSFDFDLTPYIKAGNDNILAIAVSNRQNDQFRIPPMAAGNFDLYGGIYRDVTITIKDKMYIPMQGSASHEGGTFVTTPSVSEEQGIVRVQTWVKNDKDGGEEAKRVVTISYVVKKGEPILVTSLNCIPNLKNE
- a CDS encoding glycosyl hydrolase family 28 protein produces the protein MGKMKNDCNQNKRLKVNHTLLYLLISWNVIFAQNNKENAVVGPYKPVRIDHRTETSPVDSNNSVLEYSIIPGAVKSHTYSLNVDGKDIFVEKFKDISYARFAFSGKANLTITARDNFGKYSISPLSYNIASQKTGNKVSFSLDNPVKLILQFEGIEEKLFIFADAPEVGAPKIGDSRVTSLMDFVTDNSGRTLQTRKIQKAIDEVSGKGGGVLFVPNGKYLTGTFVMKSNVTLYLESGAIIQGSGNLKDYNDMGANKSGMVTEGKGALIYFNKADNAHVTGQGVIAMAGTKIKTETGQKIRICNFIECNNSGISDVIIRDSGGFNIHILNSSNITMKGYKIINDLSLPNEDGTDPDGCNGVVVDNVFMYTSDDAIAVKADSRLCQNILVKNCVFWTKKSALKVGSDPYHGARNIVFQNNNVVHADRALALYSGCGGIENVKFIDNKSEFIGGDAKRQLIVFQVSNAKENNSEQNRRGIGFIKNVEVINYTAFQKSENKSIISGTVSSKGIIHKVSNVLFKNMVIEGKHCFNAEDADMVLSPKKLPTDPNARNSVPGEKTNCIMTIENIRFQ